One stretch of Ficedula albicollis isolate OC2 chromosome 7, FicAlb1.5, whole genome shotgun sequence DNA includes these proteins:
- the MRO gene encoding protein maestro — MVLSSIVYHNNMLIASPITLHLVEALLPLFDHDNSQVQEVSILLYETLMTLALEKGKKALKTQVRQSLLPLFIHCHDENPDVAEASQQALHSAAKFLKRRDLENLVKKEQLWQFAECLVRTAWKRQAEAGAAP; from the exons ATGGTACTCAGCTCTATAGTGTATCACAACAACATGCTGATAGCCAGCCCCATCACCCTGCATCTGGTGGAGGCGCTCCTGCCACTCTTTGACCAC GATAATAGCCAGGTGCAGGAGGTGTCCATATTGCTCTATGAAACACTGATGACTCTTGCATtggaaaaaggtaaaaaggCCCTGAAGACACAGGTGCGGCAGAGCCTGCTCCCACTCTTCATCCACTGCCATGACGAGAATCCAGATGTGGCAGAG GCCTCTCAGCAAGCGCTGCATAGTGCGGCCAAGTTCCTGAAGAGGAGGGATCTTGAAAATCTGGTGAAGAAGGAACAGCTGTGGCAGTTCGCCGAGTGCCTGGTAAGGACGGCCTGGAAGCGccaggctgaggctggagcagccccctgA